One genomic segment of Rubeoparvulum massiliense includes these proteins:
- the cas8b gene encoding type I-B CRISPR-associated protein Cas8b/Csh1, producing MIQTVYDLGSYYLLHNSSVLTGLAIPLPVSPKKEEYVVVLDFDTNTKKFNVKPYQLTSRSYTDYLYLGSADGSNSPQWYGTVLARNLGYLFSQTITNLLEIWDQHDPSYDALQQVQQLFFEDLGVTKAADKRYQYLLNPCLFGCERSEQDNKKAINEVVKQFEVYLTEEHHIPAGDVVIYSLAINGELLVSQAEYKRLILQEKNSVFAEEQRGICSITNQEDWITGNTTKLKFKYYITDKVNFASNLEEKNYTKNMAIGKDAYQAIMVGEAYIHRYFNTRFISLPCYIIPEFLFDFKADDVPFDEFSQHIMDYVYTAQTLKVAEKLEREVEEYLHYEAIDNQLSLNFLFYTKAQASFKVNKFIANVPLNHLKAIIHKFETMKEVGEHSFGLGNWNLGLNQLYYMIPMKVEKNESVEKRKILLLYESLLTGKTLSYSWLIQQFIQLAKVHRFEQYDMFQIKKAPVATNDLLLVYDMLKAQLLLKMVRELELLDKGGEEDVDYELQDDVIVRYMEEMAFNQAQSALFLLGMLIAKVGAAQVTKQHESSPLPQVSISNKPILNKINFHGMNRVKLQMLSNDVFEKLRQYKRLNATNELIYAEHKRLFDEALPAWSLSDRENVFYLLSGYAFGTKTLLNKGKVKGEISDEQQ from the coding sequence TTGATTCAAACCGTTTATGATCTGGGTTCATATTACTTGTTACATAATTCCTCTGTTCTAACAGGTTTGGCTATCCCACTTCCGGTTTCCCCAAAGAAGGAAGAGTATGTCGTCGTTCTTGACTTTGATACGAACACTAAAAAGTTCAACGTGAAGCCCTATCAATTAACATCCCGCTCATACACAGATTACTTATATCTCGGTTCAGCGGATGGAAGTAATAGTCCGCAATGGTATGGTACAGTCTTGGCTCGGAATCTGGGATACTTATTTAGTCAAACCATTACGAATCTACTGGAAATCTGGGATCAGCATGACCCATCTTATGACGCACTACAGCAAGTTCAACAGCTGTTTTTTGAGGATTTAGGTGTAACAAAAGCCGCAGATAAAAGGTATCAGTATCTTTTAAATCCCTGTCTTTTTGGGTGCGAACGTTCTGAACAAGATAATAAAAAGGCGATTAATGAAGTTGTCAAGCAATTTGAAGTCTATCTGACTGAAGAACACCATATTCCAGCGGGAGATGTTGTAATTTATTCATTGGCCATCAATGGAGAATTGCTCGTTTCACAAGCGGAGTACAAGAGATTGATTCTTCAAGAGAAGAATAGTGTTTTTGCCGAAGAACAACGTGGAATTTGCTCCATAACGAATCAGGAAGATTGGATCACCGGTAATACGACCAAGTTGAAATTTAAATATTATATTACAGATAAAGTGAACTTTGCCTCTAATCTAGAGGAGAAGAACTATACGAAGAATATGGCAATTGGAAAAGATGCATATCAGGCGATTATGGTTGGCGAAGCTTATATCCATCGTTATTTTAATACGAGATTTATTTCACTACCTTGCTATATTATTCCAGAGTTTCTCTTTGATTTTAAGGCTGACGATGTCCCATTTGATGAATTTAGTCAACATATCATGGACTATGTCTATACGGCCCAAACCCTAAAAGTGGCGGAAAAACTAGAGCGTGAAGTTGAGGAGTATCTTCACTATGAAGCTATTGATAACCAGCTATCACTCAATTTTTTATTCTATACAAAAGCACAAGCTTCATTCAAAGTGAATAAATTCATAGCCAATGTTCCCTTGAATCATCTGAAAGCCATAATCCACAAGTTTGAAACGATGAAAGAGGTTGGGGAGCACTCATTTGGGTTAGGCAATTGGAACCTCGGTTTAAATCAACTCTACTATATGATCCCGATGAAAGTTGAGAAGAACGAAAGTGTAGAAAAACGTAAAATCCTCTTGCTCTATGAGAGTTTATTAACCGGTAAAACCTTGTCGTATTCGTGGTTAATTCAACAATTTATCCAGTTAGCAAAAGTGCATCGCTTTGAACAATACGATATGTTTCAGATCAAAAAAGCTCCTGTAGCAACCAATGATCTTTTACTTGTTTATGACATGTTGAAAGCGCAATTATTGCTAAAGATGGTAAGAGAGCTAGAACTTTTAGATAAAGGAGGGGAAGAAGACGTGGATTATGAATTACAAGACGATGTGATCGTCCGTTATATGGAGGAGATGGCCTTTAATCAAGCGCAGAGTGCCCTCTTTCTACTAGGAATGTTAATCGCAAAGGTAGGGGCAGCCCAAGTGACGAAACAGCATGAATCCTCTCCGCTTCCACAGGTTAGTATCAGCAATAAACCCATTCTGAATAAGATTAATTTCCATGGGATGAATCGAGTAAAGTTGCAGATGCTGTCCAACGATGTTTTTGAGAAACTACGCCAATATAAACGGTTAAATGCAACGAATGAGTTAATCTATGCTGAACATAAGCGACTCTTTGATGAAGCTTTGCCTGCTTGGTCACTCTCTGATCGAGAGAATGTCTTCTATCTTTTATCCGGTTATGCATTTGGGACGAAAACCTTACTAAATAAGGGCAAGGTAAAGGGGGAAATAAGTGATGAACAACAGTGA
- the cmr3 gene encoding type III-B CRISPR module-associated protein Cmr3, producing the protein MAGSGSHITLCGRRFSFGRRIISSLFGQERRREFLKQEYKLWTFQALDTLFFRDGTPFRQGEGGMAQPTGYFPPYMSTMQGAIRTALALRQGWTPQKQAHWPEKLGTYEHLGDLKLRGPYLRFNQERLFPIPLTLIGKYSAENKKWQLTRLIPSETLVECDLGSVYLPEPQEHVEGAKNIDGWLPWREMEKLLAGKKPSLIYVTDDLWNTELHVGIRRDRKTRTAEDQHLYTTTHIRPKQGLQIEVEVGGIPEAWHLQETDALPLGGEGRMAHVSVSHVSESFPAIPKLKQDPEYIYFTVTLITPGYFGSRDNIYDVIQNGPSEVPGECVSACTGKMQQMGGWDMVNHCPRPLLPLIPAGSTWFFKAKKNEYSSIKQLHGQCIGEMTEYGMGQIVIGVWQEGEENQ; encoded by the coding sequence GTGGCGGGATCAGGATCACACATTACATTATGCGGAAGGCGATTTTCGTTCGGACGGCGCATTATTAGTTCGCTTTTTGGCCAAGAAAGGAGAAGAGAATTCTTGAAGCAAGAGTATAAACTTTGGACATTCCAAGCATTAGACACTCTTTTCTTTCGTGATGGTACACCCTTTCGTCAAGGTGAAGGGGGGATGGCTCAACCAACAGGATATTTTCCTCCATATATGAGCACGATGCAAGGAGCGATTCGGACAGCTTTAGCGTTGAGGCAGGGGTGGACTCCACAAAAACAAGCGCATTGGCCTGAGAAGCTTGGTACATATGAACATCTAGGGGATCTTAAGTTACGGGGCCCTTATTTACGTTTTAATCAAGAGCGTTTGTTCCCCATTCCGCTGACGCTTATTGGAAAGTATAGTGCTGAAAATAAAAAATGGCAATTGACCCGACTGATTCCTAGTGAAACGTTGGTTGAATGTGATTTAGGAAGTGTGTATCTTCCTGAACCACAAGAACATGTTGAAGGGGCTAAAAACATTGACGGCTGGTTACCTTGGCGAGAGATGGAAAAGTTGTTAGCTGGTAAAAAACCTAGTCTAATTTATGTGACAGATGATTTATGGAACACGGAGCTTCATGTAGGAATTAGGCGCGATCGAAAGACGAGAACGGCGGAAGATCAGCACTTATATACCACCACACATATTCGACCAAAACAAGGGTTGCAGATCGAAGTAGAAGTTGGAGGAATTCCAGAAGCGTGGCATTTACAAGAGACGGATGCTTTACCACTTGGAGGAGAAGGGCGTATGGCTCATGTAAGTGTGTCTCATGTTTCGGAGTCATTCCCAGCGATACCTAAATTAAAGCAAGATCCAGAGTATATCTATTTTACGGTAACATTGATTACTCCCGGTTATTTTGGTAGCAGAGATAATATCTATGACGTGATTCAGAATGGTCCAAGTGAAGTTCCCGGTGAATGTGTCTCCGCTTGCACTGGAAAAATGCAACAAATGGGTGGTTGGGATATGGTTAATCACTGTCCTCGTCCCTTGCTCCCTCTGATTCCAGCTGGTAGTACATGGTTTTTTAAAGCGAAAAAAAATGAGTATTCAAGCATTAAACAATTACATGGTCAGTGTATTGGCGAAATGACAGAATACGGTATGGGACAAATCGTTATTGGAGTTTGGCAAGAAGGAGAGGAAAATCAATGA
- a CDS encoding CRISPR-associated helicase/endonuclease Cas3 has protein sequence MYLSHNDPEKELRIHLQEVFDQTHLVYKNLPVSLPYRSELELISRVAALTHDFGKYTSYFQTYLSEQEDQNKLQHHSFISALFGAFILSRLLQNEKTKLPYAPLLVYVVILHHHGNLRIVGDDVVSKRSILDDDVTAILKPRVRILEAQIEDLQVHSQVILDDYQGLLALLGIESKTILQEFAEDWVAVMDELNREHYLLKKGAKKGDPIIQDSYYYLLLLYSILLQADKYSAANIPLPARLEIPATLVDEYREHTFDTAIRVGTNGWRNRIYDTVMKKLEAQPSLLDSHDLFTLTAPTGSGKTFLSLAVACKWRNELQAKYGYLPRIIYALPFTSIIDQNEQEIIKLLEQLHDFEANRHRYVMKHHHLSTIQYRQEHEDLPLNQAFLLTESWESEMIITTFIQLFYTLIGYENKVLKKFHQIAGSIVILDEIQNIPVEYWPLLRSVLSQMGRLFGCKFILLTATQPLIFETGETVELLEDDQVAAIDFFQEVERVSLTLVTDDVHPYYEVDEWVQLLMDQFQDGKNYLAIFNTIASSIQVYNKLKSWLDERDYQVYYLSTNIIPLERKKRIQQINDALKKREEKSTKVMVISTQVVEAGVDFDFDIVYRDLGPIDSIIQAAGRCNRHGKLNRQGELGEVRVTPIARNGKLESILVYRGIHTHIAKSILPTDTVSEHQFIQLIQQYYTQLRLQKQSDDSAEILDAMLHLRFHQQDKTSQSLVSDFCLIPENTMMVDTFVEVDEEAKIIWQRYLTDVIYETDYKKRFMNRIQIKNRLRQYVISVPLRLVRNLVDDEFSRTRMIHLRHDYLDQYYQADVGIIRSQEDVGAWAL, from the coding sequence ATGTATCTGTCCCATAATGATCCTGAAAAGGAGCTTCGTATTCATCTACAAGAAGTGTTTGATCAGACTCATTTAGTCTATAAAAACCTTCCTGTAAGTCTACCCTATCGTTCTGAACTCGAATTGATTAGTCGAGTGGCTGCACTAACTCATGATTTCGGGAAGTACACATCATATTTTCAAACCTATTTAAGCGAACAAGAAGACCAAAATAAGCTTCAACATCATTCATTTATTTCTGCCCTGTTTGGTGCGTTTATCCTATCTCGTTTACTACAAAATGAAAAAACGAAACTACCTTATGCTCCGCTATTGGTCTATGTTGTGATCTTACATCATCATGGGAATTTGCGAATCGTTGGCGATGATGTAGTTTCGAAGCGTTCGATTTTAGATGATGATGTCACAGCTATATTAAAGCCACGAGTACGGATTTTAGAAGCACAAATCGAAGATCTTCAAGTGCATAGCCAGGTGATTCTTGATGATTATCAAGGACTGCTAGCATTGTTAGGAATTGAGAGTAAGACGATTCTACAGGAATTTGCTGAGGATTGGGTAGCAGTGATGGATGAATTGAACAGAGAACACTATCTACTGAAGAAGGGTGCTAAAAAAGGCGATCCCATCATTCAAGATAGTTACTATTATCTGCTACTGCTCTACTCCATTTTATTGCAGGCGGATAAATATTCAGCTGCCAATATCCCCTTACCAGCACGCTTAGAGATCCCAGCTACATTGGTGGATGAATATCGCGAGCATACCTTTGATACAGCAATACGAGTAGGGACGAATGGCTGGAGAAATCGTATCTATGATACGGTGATGAAGAAGCTCGAAGCACAGCCATCTCTGCTTGATTCTCATGATCTTTTTACGTTGACTGCTCCAACAGGTTCAGGAAAAACCTTCCTTTCCCTTGCGGTTGCTTGTAAATGGCGGAATGAGTTGCAAGCGAAATATGGTTATCTTCCACGGATCATCTATGCGCTACCGTTCACTAGTATCATCGACCAGAATGAACAAGAAATTATCAAGTTGTTAGAGCAATTACATGACTTTGAAGCCAATCGTCATCGCTATGTGATGAAGCATCACCATCTGTCAACGATTCAGTATCGACAAGAGCATGAAGATTTACCTTTAAATCAAGCCTTTCTCTTAACAGAAAGTTGGGAGTCGGAAATGATTATCACAACATTTATCCAACTTTTCTATACATTGATTGGTTATGAAAATAAGGTATTAAAGAAATTTCATCAGATTGCAGGTAGTATTGTGATCTTAGATGAGATTCAGAATATTCCTGTTGAATATTGGCCATTATTACGTAGTGTTCTTTCACAAATGGGTCGATTATTTGGCTGTAAATTCATTTTGTTGACAGCGACACAACCTTTGATCTTCGAAACAGGAGAGACCGTAGAACTACTTGAAGATGATCAGGTTGCAGCTATTGACTTTTTTCAAGAAGTCGAACGGGTTTCGCTTACATTGGTTACAGATGATGTCCATCCCTATTATGAGGTGGATGAATGGGTTCAATTATTGATGGACCAGTTTCAAGATGGAAAGAATTACTTAGCCATCTTCAATACAATTGCCAGTTCCATTCAAGTGTATAACAAATTGAAAAGCTGGTTAGATGAGCGAGATTACCAAGTCTATTATCTATCTACCAATATCATCCCGTTAGAGAGAAAGAAGCGGATCCAACAGATTAACGATGCATTGAAAAAAAGGGAGGAGAAATCCACGAAGGTGATGGTGATTTCCACGCAAGTGGTGGAAGCAGGGGTGGATTTCGATTTTGATATCGTGTATCGCGACCTAGGTCCCATTGATTCGATTATTCAAGCAGCGGGTCGTTGTAATCGACATGGGAAGCTGAATCGCCAGGGCGAACTTGGCGAGGTTCGAGTCACTCCTATTGCGAGAAATGGTAAACTAGAGTCAATTTTGGTTTATCGGGGTATCCATACCCATATTGCAAAATCCATCTTACCTACGGATACGGTTTCTGAGCACCAGTTCATTCAGCTTATTCAGCAGTATTATACACAATTACGTTTGCAGAAGCAGAGTGATGATTCAGCAGAGATTTTAGATGCGATGTTACATTTGCGTTTTCATCAGCAGGATAAGACAAGTCAGTCACTGGTGTCGGATTTTTGCCTCATCCCTGAAAACACCATGATGGTGGACACATTTGTGGAGGTCGATGAAGAAGCAAAAATAATCTGGCAAAGGTATCTGACGGACGTTATCTATGAAACCGATTATAAAAAGCGTTTTATGAATCGGATTCAAATTAAAAATCGTTTACGCCAATATGTGATCTCTGTTCCACTTCGTCTTGTTCGCAATCTTGTCGATGATGAGTTTTCACGGACGAGAATGATTCATCTTCGGCATGATTATCTTGACCAATACTATCAGGCTGATGTGGGGATTATTCGAAGTCAAGAGGATGTGGGAGCATGGGCATTATGA
- the cmr5 gene encoding type III-B CRISPR module-associated protein Cmr5, with amino-acid sequence MKSNESKSSLEQERSRHSLTKIEEIQTKYRYCAKEYAEYVERLPANILMNGLGQALAQLLAASKRSSKNSPQDSSTEQEKLNKESPYYLLYRHLEEWLCEKNEYSPYYQTKEEYEDDKEIELLQALIRHDQRHYQLAQIEALQWLEWHKKLAITYLKAMDPEESTERDSHE; translated from the coding sequence ATGAAGTCGAATGAATCAAAGTCATCATTGGAACAAGAGCGGTCAAGACATTCGCTTACTAAAATAGAAGAAATCCAAACGAAATATCGTTATTGTGCGAAAGAATATGCCGAATACGTTGAGCGTTTACCTGCAAATATTTTGATGAATGGATTAGGACAAGCATTAGCTCAACTTTTAGCTGCTTCCAAGCGTTCGTCCAAAAATTCGCCTCAAGATTCCAGCACGGAGCAAGAAAAATTGAATAAAGAATCTCCCTATTATTTGTTATATCGTCATTTAGAAGAATGGTTGTGTGAAAAGAATGAGTACTCACCTTATTACCAAACTAAAGAAGAGTATGAAGATGATAAAGAGATAGAACTCTTACAGGCACTCATTCGCCATGATCAACGTCATTATCAATTAGCACAAATCGAAGCATTACAGTGGTTAGAGTGGCATAAAAAATTAGCCATAACATATTTAAAGGCGATGGACCCAGAGGAATCAACGGAGCGTGATTCCCATGAATAA
- the cas7b gene encoding type I-B CRISPR-associated protein Cas7/Csh2 has translation MNNSDLLFLYDAKLTNPNGDVDDENRPRMDYERSINLVSDVRLKRYLRDYYEQKGYPIFVGKVDGETVNATERIKRLFDNKEGKVNLNKLTQDEQAWMLDQLIDVRLFGATMPIKSLESKGSSLTFTGPVQFNWGYSLNKVNLVESASITSHFGSDDRNDGGAIGKDYRVYYSFLAFHGIVSGYRAQHTRLSESDLQALDEAIVKAIPLNATRSKVGQYPRLYLRVEYTTPDFLIGDLRDLVELETTEGLRSITEVKLHIEPLVQKLQAHEQEIKTLHVWQDSNLNLISGEKVAPLKELLPDSLQSKLSFLR, from the coding sequence ATGAACAACAGTGATCTTCTTTTTCTCTATGACGCGAAATTAACTAATCCTAATGGTGATGTGGATGATGAAAATCGCCCACGGATGGATTATGAGCGCTCCATTAACTTAGTCAGCGATGTTCGCTTGAAGCGGTATCTCCGTGACTACTATGAGCAGAAAGGGTACCCTATTTTTGTTGGCAAAGTAGATGGTGAGACGGTGAATGCCACCGAACGAATTAAACGGCTATTTGATAATAAAGAGGGGAAGGTAAATCTTAATAAATTGACGCAGGATGAACAAGCTTGGATGTTAGATCAATTAATCGATGTTCGCTTGTTCGGTGCCACCATGCCGATCAAATCCCTTGAGAGTAAAGGAAGTTCCTTGACATTCACAGGACCAGTCCAATTCAACTGGGGTTACTCCTTGAATAAGGTGAATCTCGTTGAATCAGCGAGTATTACTTCTCATTTTGGCTCCGATGATCGGAATGATGGCGGTGCGATCGGTAAGGATTACCGTGTTTACTACTCTTTTTTAGCGTTTCATGGAATTGTAAGCGGTTATCGCGCTCAACATACGCGCCTATCTGAGTCAGATTTACAGGCATTAGACGAAGCGATAGTTAAAGCGATTCCTCTCAATGCGACAAGGAGTAAGGTGGGACAATATCCACGGTTATACTTACGGGTTGAATATACAACACCCGACTTTTTAATCGGCGATTTACGTGACTTGGTGGAATTGGAGACAACTGAAGGATTACGGAGTATTACAGAAGTGAAGTTACATATTGAACCCCTCGTTCAAAAGTTACAAGCACACGAACAAGAGATTAAGACACTTCATGTATGGCAGGATTCCAATTTAAATCTGATAAGCGGTGAGAAAGTTGCTCCATTGAAGGAGCTTTTACCAGATTCACTACAATCCAAGCTTTCCTTTTTACGATAA
- the cmr6 gene encoding type III-B CRISPR module RAMP protein Cmr6, which translates to MNNSKIPLYQAQAVDEICVKNTPPNQCHIGLWFDKFCNKWSINDKEWILGEQKIKWIETVTNFSMEGNKYGKAGSSSKIKDTIERMKKLSLTKNAKYIHMKTMGRFVTGLGLPNPIENGFVWHPTLGIPYLPASSIKGVVRAWAENYTETSTASINRIFGFTDQLTSSVGSVIFFDGLPCKPVSLEADIMTPHYNSYYQDPSNPPVDSMSPIPIPFLTVAPGTTFIFIVAPRCLGKESLADIDQVLKWMVDAFQYIGAGAKTAVGYGRFEIDKSHDE; encoded by the coding sequence ATGAATAATTCGAAGATTCCTTTATATCAGGCTCAAGCAGTGGATGAAATATGTGTTAAAAATACCCCACCTAATCAATGTCATATTGGTTTATGGTTTGATAAGTTTTGTAATAAGTGGAGTATTAATGATAAAGAATGGATTTTAGGAGAACAAAAAATCAAATGGATTGAGACGGTTACTAATTTTTCAATGGAAGGTAATAAGTATGGCAAAGCAGGTTCATCTTCTAAGATTAAAGACACAATTGAGCGAATGAAGAAATTAAGTCTTACCAAAAATGCAAAATACATCCATATGAAAACGATGGGTCGTTTCGTAACTGGATTAGGACTCCCCAATCCGATTGAAAATGGTTTTGTGTGGCATCCTACTTTGGGAATACCTTACTTACCAGCTTCATCGATTAAAGGAGTTGTACGAGCTTGGGCGGAGAATTACACGGAAACTTCTACAGCTAGTATCAATAGAATATTCGGGTTCACAGATCAGTTAACTAGTTCTGTTGGTAGTGTGATCTTCTTTGATGGTTTACCATGTAAACCAGTTTCCTTAGAAGCGGATATTATGACACCGCATTATAATTCTTATTACCAAGATCCATCAAATCCCCCTGTAGATTCAATGTCACCTATTCCTATTCCATTTTTGACAGTTGCTCCAGGAACGACATTTATATTTATAGTAGCTCCTCGTTGTCTAGGGAAGGAGAGTTTAGCAGATATCGATCAAGTTTTAAAATGGATGGTAGATGCATTTCAATATATCGGTGCAGGGGCCAAAACAGCAGTGGGTTATGGACGATTTGAAATAGATAAAAGTCATGATGAATAA
- the cmr4 gene encoding type III-B CRISPR module RAMP protein Cmr4, with amino-acid sequence MNGLMIGLLAETSIHAGSGQTAGVVDLPVAREAVTDYPVIVGSSLKGALRDKAEQQKMESKDEVFGMPDFAGAVAVTDGRLLLLPVRSLTGHFRWVTCPYILRRWQRDIQMMGSSSRFFIPDPQDDEAYVAIEEESLFLEEFSFRAIQKKSEIQAIASELGKLIQHESVRDNLVQSLTIVHDDMFRYFAKYGLSVQARNQLDAETKESKNLWYEETLPPDTLLYTLILPRLNEKEQLARIKKMFAHDLYVRVGGNETIGQGWCITSIMEGGSEHEVE; translated from the coding sequence ATGAATGGTCTTATGATTGGCTTATTAGCAGAAACGTCCATCCATGCAGGTAGTGGTCAAACAGCAGGGGTTGTAGATTTACCTGTAGCCCGTGAAGCGGTTACAGATTATCCTGTCATTGTCGGTTCTAGTCTTAAAGGAGCGCTACGTGATAAAGCGGAACAACAGAAAATGGAATCTAAAGATGAAGTTTTTGGTATGCCAGACTTTGCTGGAGCAGTAGCTGTGACAGATGGTCGTCTTCTTTTGCTTCCCGTTCGGTCGTTAACGGGACATTTTCGCTGGGTTACATGTCCATACATACTAAGAAGATGGCAAAGGGATATTCAAATGATGGGTTCCTCCAGTCGTTTTTTCATCCCAGATCCACAGGATGATGAAGCTTATGTAGCAATAGAAGAAGAAAGTTTGTTTTTGGAAGAGTTTTCTTTTCGTGCAATTCAAAAGAAAAGTGAAATACAAGCTATCGCTAGCGAATTGGGAAAATTAATTCAGCACGAATCGGTTAGAGACAATCTAGTACAATCGCTAACGATTGTGCATGATGATATGTTTCGCTATTTTGCCAAATACGGTTTATCGGTTCAGGCTCGTAATCAACTTGATGCGGAAACGAAGGAGAGTAAAAACTTATGGTATGAAGAAACATTACCACCAGATACATTACTTTATACTCTTATCCTTCCACGGTTGAATGAAAAGGAACAGTTGGCACGGATAAAAAAGATGTTTGCACATGATTTATACGTGCGTGTTGGTGGAAATGAGACGATTGGACAAGGTTGGTGTATCACTTCGATTATGGAAGGGGGAAGTGAACATGAAGTCGAATGA
- the cas5b gene encoding type I-B CRISPR-associated protein Cas5b: MKLLVFDWIGKMAHFRKLDTNSSSLSYAFPSRTTIAGMIAGVLGYEKESYYELFSPDHCHIAVSIQTPIRKMTQTVNYLFVKSVKSDVNGVKGHTQIPVEFVLPGLGYNQLVYRLYFWHEDQVISERLKDKLLKKASVYPPYMGISELLSTLQFVEEVPAQVQQAKQEKVRFSTVIPIHAIQARSLEINPSLRFVKEWMTRSFNQERAIVETERYLMEVENRITVVPTIPYYTVKYTDQSVDNLIMM, from the coding sequence ATGAAACTACTCGTATTTGATTGGATCGGGAAAATGGCCCATTTTCGTAAGCTGGATACCAATTCTTCCTCATTATCATATGCTTTTCCAAGTCGTACAACCATTGCAGGCATGATCGCGGGTGTTCTCGGTTATGAAAAAGAAAGTTACTATGAACTGTTTTCTCCAGATCATTGTCATATCGCTGTATCCATCCAAACACCCATTCGTAAAATGACACAAACCGTTAACTATCTCTTCGTAAAATCAGTAAAATCAGATGTAAATGGTGTCAAAGGACATACACAAATTCCTGTTGAATTTGTGTTACCAGGATTGGGTTATAATCAACTGGTGTATCGGCTTTATTTTTGGCATGAGGATCAAGTCATCTCTGAACGTTTGAAAGACAAATTACTAAAAAAGGCGTCGGTCTATCCACCATACATGGGGATTAGTGAGTTATTGAGTACACTTCAGTTTGTCGAAGAAGTTCCTGCTCAGGTGCAGCAGGCGAAGCAGGAGAAGGTGAGATTTTCTACTGTGATTCCTATTCATGCGATCCAAGCGCGGTCGCTGGAAATCAATCCTTCCTTACGATTTGTTAAGGAATGGATGACACGATCCTTTAATCAAGAGCGCGCGATTGTTGAAACGGAACGCTATTTAATGGAAGTGGAGAATCGAATCACAGTGGTACCAACAATACCTTACTATACGGTGAAATATACCGATCAATCGGTGGATAATTTGATCATGATGTAA